CGTATGGAGAGCTGGTCTGAGGGGTTAGCCTTTAACCCAGCGCTAACACCAGCTCGTTGGTCGCGTTTCCGTTTCCTTTCACACGGCCTCCGACGTCTCCTCGTTCAGATGGCAGCAGCAGCCTTCTAAAAGGACCCGAAGCTGAGGCAGCCACCTGAACCAAGGACACAACGGACGCTGCGGGAGAGGAAAAACGCGGTAGACCAGCCAGATGTTTAGCCTTCTGCTAACCCTAGCTCACAGCTGCAGCTAAGTTCATGTTAATGTAGCTAGACTAGAGCCTCAAATCACAGTAGGTCATCTTAAAAAGGTTACTttaaaagatgaaaagtttTAAGCCGGGGCAATAAGCCTGTTCTCGcctgatggggggggggggtggaggtgGGCTAGATAGAGCTGCAAAAAGAGATCTCACATTATTTGAAATTctgccatttgttttttttaattttaactcCTGCAACTTTAAGTGTGatatatttagaacattatccACTGCTTTGCCTAGCTGTCGACAGCCCTTTCCAACAGGGAACTGAAATATCTATGCTCTCTTCGAAATCCTCTCCTCTAAAATTACGGTTTTGTCGAAGGCGTCTGGCGGCACTGACGAGAGCAAAGTTGGGTAGACCGGCTTTAGTTCCTTGTCCAAAAAGGCTATAATTTAAATTTAGAGTGCACTTATGCTAATAAtgattttatataatttttttttggtgtctAAAATAGGTTTAGCTGCTGCCtccgtccacagcagtacattgcttagcttccgattTGGTACTCATGTGTGCTTCTCCGAACTTGGGGTGAGGCAATTGTCATCTACTGTAGCCAATACACCGACTgtggataagtacctcatacaacccccacttcaaaatatccaaactatccctCTAAGCAGTCTGACCCAGGCCCATGAAAAACACCCACCCAATATTAATAGTAGACATTTTTCACTGCACACATTTTGTCTCGTCATAGTAGTAAACACACAGGTGCATTTAATAacactgatggctgtattcgtcttaaaaaggaacacgccgacttattgggattttagcttattcaccgtatcccccagagttaggtaagtccatacacacccttctcatTTCCGTTTGTGTCGTAActctgacgcccccaccgctagcctagcttagcacagatcctggaggtaaccggctccatctagcctactgctcccaataagtgacaaaataatgccaaaattttcctatttacatgttgtgatttgtacagtCACAGCGGGAACAAATAaagtcacatgagacacagccatcttctaaccgtagacatactgggaactatattctcagaaggcgaagcactgctacttctgctatttgggcggagtgatttgctcgccttctgagaatatagttcccagtatgtctacggttagaagatggctgggtctcatgtgaccttgttatttgttcccgctgtgactatacaaatcgttattttgtcacttgctgggagcagtaggctagatggagccggttacctccaggatctgtgctgtgctaggctagcggtgggggcgtcagacagagttacaacgagatgagaagggtgtgtatggacttacctaactctgggggatacggggaataagctaaagtcccaataagttggcgtgttcctttaagggagGTCCTGGAACTGTTCATGTTGGCTtcctgaaatagcttactgggacacttaatggaactgagccatcgttaatgttaaatttcacctgtgcttttcctaccacgacatgtcaaaatgtctgctgtgaaaaaggtctatcataaaatttaaaaacaaaaaagctatGTGGTCTATGGTTTGAAGTAAATGGGCTAAAACATGGGCAGGATGATTAATCCCTGTGGGCAGGCTGCGTGCTTTGTACTTCCATCAATTGAGGCCTCGGTCATTTTGTTTAGACAACCTTTACCAGACTTGACCCAACTGTTCAGGAAAAGTAAGACCATTATCGGCAGAGCTTGCTGtttagaaagagaaaaagagatgcATTAATATCAACAGTACAGAACAAGACACAGTAAATATTTGTAACTCAAACATAAtgaaaatatgatttatttgtCCAACATCAAGGCCATTTGCCTcaaacaaaatgtattcaaagttatatacaaatttacatttaattacACAAAACTGGCAATTTCACCACTTATTCAGATAACTTTGGATGCATTTAAAGAATACATTCCAATATATCAAGACATGATGAGACTATTAAGCCTCCGATAGCATCTCTAGTAATGGAGCAGTAGCAGTCAAGCACAACAATGCATGAGTTACACTGACAAGAGCTAcagatgttgtggagtattggtAAAATATAATTACGTATACCATTTGTTACCGATActacctttaaaaaaataccaGGCCACGTTGGCAGCAGCTTGTCCAGCCTCTTCCCCTTCCACCAGCAGAATCCACTTTAGCATAAAGAAAAATAGGTGGCGCTAAATGAAAGCATTCTTTTGTACAATGGTGCTGGTTCACAAAGAGATCAACTCTAACCCAGTCTTATCTTTAGCTTTTTAGCATTTCCAATTTGACTGCTGAGTCAAGATCAATCTTTGTGGAGCTTCACCTTCATCTTAACATCGTAGAATTTAGGATACTTTGATTGAACTCTTTGTAAAATGTTAACTAAAATCAAATCATTTCCTATAACAAACTATTAACAGAAAAAATTGACAAAGTTCTCAAAATCCACTAActgggattttcttttttaaataaaaaaataaagttactaAGGTCGCTGCTGAATGCCTCaagcctgtaaaaaaaaaagtcttttctTGTCTGATCCTTACCATGGAGTCAAGCGGGTAAAGATGTTCAGAAAGCCACTCATCCCGCATGGTGGATCAACCATTACCTAGAAGAAACTGTCAACAAGGTTTAGCAGTAACGTGTATTCAATCCATCATTTCACAAAATACACATGCACATTGAGCAGTTCTTAGGTAATCTTAACTAATTCAACAGTGTTCATCCAACCCTCAAGAAGTTCAGTACAGAGTCATAGCAAGTTCAGTCTCAAAATCTGAAAACAGAGATAAGTACTTGACCCTACATTTTGAGTGATGTGCTTGCACTCTCTGCACACTTGGTGCAGAACTCCACTGAGACGTGGTTCTTGTCCACATGCAGACACACGCCACCGgctgtctctttctcctccaCTTTCACACGCTTCCTGGGTAAGGCATAGTCATGGTCGTTCGAGTGGGGCCCCTGGAAAAGCGAAGAAGATAATTTCATCCCATTCACACCGCTCAGCCTGGACAAGAGCTGGGCTAACATGCTCTCATTGGCCAGCACAGCTCTCAGGTACCTGGTCTCATCTTCCAACTCTTCCACTCTCTTAGTCAGCTGAGAATTTTCCTGTTTGAGCACGTTGTTTTCCGACGACAGGACGCCAACTTTCTTCTCCAAGCTGTCTACATATTCTTTCTTCCTGAGACGATTCAATCTGGCAGCGATGGCATTTTTGTTGATCATGTGACTTGACTGGTTTTTCCTGTTGTTAATCTTCGAGTCGGATGACATTCTCTCTGGAGATGAGGCTGTTGAAACATCGATCTCGGAATCTTGGTCTTTGGCATCGCACACGCCAAGATCCGCCAACTCAATACCGAAGAGCGAGGAGGTAGCATCCCTTTCAAGTGTCCATTTTAAGTCTTCAATTCCAAACAGGTCATCTAGCTCAATTCCAGCGGTGTTAATATCGTCAGCTGGAAACCCCTCATATGGACATGGGAGATCTTCGACAGTTTCCACAGCATCTACCACTTCAACCTCCTGAGGATGCAACTCTGCGTTATTCACAACGCGCCCTCTTCTTCTGGTAATCATCGTGGCTTGACAGTGGGGTAAGTAAGCTGTCCCGAAGACTACTTTTGATTCCTCACCTGTTAAGACAACAAATATATGTTGTTAGTTTGAAATCTCGCAGCAATTAACTACTTCATTTTTCAAGGAAATGTTAGTCCCTTTAGTACAGTAAAGGTTTTTAACTACAAACCTAAGTGCTTTTCACCATTTCATAACTAACTAAGCAAGAAGCTATACATTTTCACTGTGGACTCCAGACAAATCAATAGCTCAGTGTGGACAGAGGGGTATAAGTATGTGCCATACTTGACACTTAATGATTGTTACGTTAAACATTTCTGCAATAAAGCAGGCTCTTTTGATTTGGTATAGTTAAACTTTGTAACCAGTTAGCTAGACACAGTTGGTGTAAAGTTTTCAATGCAGTAAACGTGTAACAATATCCAAAATGCCAgagttattgaaaaaaaaaaacacacacacactttataccGTGCAATCTATTTAGTTTGCTCCTAACATCCTCCATTTTCTTAAGGCGCAGAAGGTGTGTGTTGGCTAAACGTATTACCAACGTAACTGACTTCTTGTTGAAGCCAGGTCCAATAGCGTTAGCTTAACATTACCTACGTTAGCACTAGCTAGCTATACGATGCTTTACAATGAATGCTCTATAATGCGCCCTGTCACACATGTACCTAAAGAAACATAATTCCCCCCACTGTTGCAATACTTAGCAAATGTATTAGTCCAATCGACAAAGGATGACATCTGATATTCGGCACATTAGCTTTACTCACAAGGCCTTGATTGTCTAAGCAGCACATCTGCTTTAGCATCCAGCTAGTTTAGCGATTTGTCTAACGTTAATTTAAGTCAATCTGCTGGGTGTTGTGGTGCATCCAAACAAAAAGTCGAACATCTAGCTAACTCACCCACGGCGGCATTGTTAATCTTATTCAGCTGGGTAACGTTACCTATTTAGCTAACTAGCAAGTGCGCGCTCTGTTTGGGTTAAAGCTAACCCAGCTAACGTTGACTAAAGCCATGAGGCGTTAAACCAGAACCAAGAAATGACGCAGCATCTTTTAACGGCACTTCTTCAACCAACAACTTACCGTCgtgtttgaaaaataaatgcaataaaaaaaaataaagcaacagCGTCACACGATGAAACTGTGCTGGTTACTGAATCCTTGTTCAACCGCGTACAGCTAGAAAATGAAAAGACAATGGCGCGGTGTACTGAAGGCGACTGCGAGACGAAGAACCATAGAGAACAAGGACGACCTGCGTAGACACTTCCGGACACaatattcaaaataaaagtcctactCAACATTGCTCAGGGGACAACTTCTTTTCAATATGGCGcacttatttttacagtctatataGCGCAGTCATAATGACCAGACAAATCAACACCACTCTGACACAGTCTCAAAAGAAATTACAAATTTTAAGCTTCATAATAGGGTTTTAATTCTTACATGACGTGTTACATTTTATACAGGTGTTTCTATTTTTAGGTCACTGTGTAAATATTCTAAGAAGCTATACGGTTATATTGTGCTTtatgattgtatttttttcatttgtactCTGTCCTAATCCCACTAAGTTGGCTAAAGTGATATAAGTAGAAAGGTTATCTTATTTTTGTATGTTACGTTCTCTTTTACCGTTCAGGTGAAGTCTGTAAATGTGGATTCATTATGCTTTCCTGCTGAATTGGCTTAGCAGGCACTAACAGAACAAACACTTGTGCTGCCTTGAGTCCGAACGCCCTCGTGAACAGTGTCTGCTCAACATGCCACAATTAGCCAGTCTCCACATTAGACATCCTTTCCAAACAAATATGCTGCCATTCAGCTCCATAAAccttacaataaaaaataaaagaatacaaACGCATTCCTtcagtagaaaaatgttttattgaacATAAGTGCGCAAAAGCAAATGTGTAACTCAAAACCACCTTGTGCTTACAACAATATCCTCTCTGCAAAGGTTTTCAACTGAAAGGCACCTACTCCAATACACTTTGTAGGGACCTGACGACAGTAATAACGGTGCAAGTTCACTTGCATAACAggtgaaagaaatgaaaaatgtacaCCATCATAATGAATCAACCATATCCAAATTCTATCCAATTTTTCCCTTGTCATGTGCAGTATATGAGGTTTCATAGGATGTGTTAAATCTcagcacatgttccaccaattGGAAATATTGTAGACAGCATACAACATGAAGGGTTTTACAAATAAATGCTttacattagggctgcaactaacaattgttTTCTATATCAATAATTCTTCTGATTCttttttcaaattaatttatgaattgttttgtctgcaaaatgtcagaaacttgtgaattattattaatttttttttaaaggtcacCTTGCGCTCTGGGAAATTATAATGGGCATTTTTCAGTAGTTACTGACCTTTTatgaatcgagaaaataatttgtaataaaaaataagtatTAGTTGCTATCCTAAATTATATGAAACGGAAAaatcagcaaatcctcacattaaaGATGCTGGAACCAGTTATGTTTGGCATTCTTGCCTGATAAATGTAAGCTGCTTGACACATTTGTTATATCCTGCAACAAACTGTTAAGAATTGAAGTTtacatattttgtttctgtttttcaatGAGTTCAACAATGTGCCAGAGGCTAAAGGACTATATTTCACAACTCAAAAAAGTTGCAGTCCAGATTTAAGCTTATTAACATCGCTGTGGTTCCAAAGAAGGCCATCAGCTGTTCTCACTGGTGCTCCTGGGACATTGTGTGTTGCGTTACTCTCCAACTCCACCGGCTGGTCAAAGACAGTCATTGTTGAGTAGTTCTCCACCATGAGACACGAAGGGTCATCGGACTGACCGGGGACTTTACCAAGAGGGTAGTTCTTCCACAAAACCTTATCGCTGCACAGCTGCCACGGAGAACCTCGAAGCAATCTGGCTTTTTCGGCGTGAGCATCTGCCCAACTGTACTCCTGGGAGGACTCGCTCCTCTCCGCTACAGCCGTGGGACGGCGCCGTGAATGCTGCAGCTTCTCATGCAAACTCTCCAGCGTGTATATGGGCTGCTGTTTCTGCGCCGGTGAAGTATCACATTCTGAATGTGAAGACTGTGTGTAGATGGAGCAGAGCTGGAACAGCCTCTGTCGGGTTTCCAGAGGGAGAGGATGCTCCATGTCATCCAGGATTAACTGGAGCAAGTGAGGCGTGCTGATACAGGGAGCATCCAGGCATGCCGAGAGAAGCTGCTGCCACCTCAGCTGGATGCGGTTCACAAAGATCCTGTCCTTCATCCTGGCCTTCTTCTGTCCCTTTGTTTCAAAATGGTATTCAAATTTGTTGCCGTTACAGAGGATGAGCTCTGCGATCCAACCAGAAAGGTAGAAAGCCCTGTGATTATTCTGCTCTTTGGCGAGCACTTTCAGTTCACCAAACAGCTTCTCCAGAAGGAGATGGATAAAGGCAGGCGAGTTGAGCATCTTCAGCAGGGGAAGCCAGAAACGCAGGAAGGTTTGAGCGAGTCTGGGTTCGGTGGGACTGGCGTTGTCAGAAGTATCGCAGCCTAACGTTTCCAGTTGTTCAACGGTAGGAACTAGAAATCCATCCTCCAGCAACACATCAACCAGCAGATTACTGGACTGCAGAGCGAACTGCTTGATCTCCCCTAGTAGCCAGCTCATGTCTGCAAAGGGGGCTGGCCACAAGTTCTTCTCTTTGTCTTCAGGAATCCCATCAAAAGCCTGGTACTGCTCCTTCTCAAAAGATATCAGGAGTTCCCGTGCATTCTTGTAGGCCTCCATTTCTTTTTGCCTGGCAAGGAGCTCGTCCCCTTGGCGTTTTAGGTCACTCTCTTCGTCCTCTCCATCCGACTCGGATTCCCAGTCCTCATTAGGCCCACCTCCCAACTGCCTGGACCAGTACTCCTGCTGGAGCCACTCTAGGACCACCTTGCATCCCTTTCGACACCATTTTAAGGTAGGAAGCTTCCTGTGTGTGAAATCGTGCCTCAGGTCCACGACCCACTCTGGGATGTTTAACTTCCCAGCCAGCCGCCTCAGTGGGCGGGCTGTTCTGCCCTGTTGCCGCTCGGTGATCAGATTGACGAACCTCACCAGCCCTGCTCCATAAAGCAAGACCAGATCATCTCCGTCCAGCTGCCCGGACCGGTCCAGCACCTGGCACCTCACCAGGTCCGCTGTGCAGTCCACTGCCACAGGAGTGCTGTTGGCGTACCTGCCTCTCCAAGCCGATATCCTCTGCAGCGCGTACCTCTGTAAGGCCGAGTCCTTCGAGTAAAGATACTCCAGAACTTGGTCCCACTCAGCTTTGTTGGCCCACGCCACCACATGGCGTTTTTTCTCGGAGctctttttcttcattttaacGGCGCAAGAGGCGTACGGTCGACTCGACGTTAACACCGTGTACACATAACGCTGTTAAATAAAACGCCGATAAATTACTCTCTCTCTTCTGACACGCACTCAATTCAAACTGGAACTAAAATAGCTTTATGTCGCAGCGTTTGGAGCCACCCAAAAACCCTCTACCGATGGTATCGCATCCCGGAAATGAC
This genomic interval from Perca fluviatilis chromosome 5, GENO_Pfluv_1.0, whole genome shotgun sequence contains the following:
- the las1l gene encoding ribosomal biogenesis protein LAS1L encodes the protein MKKKSSEKKRHVVAWANKAEWDQVLEYLYSKDSALQRYALQRISAWRGRYANSTPVAVDCTADLVRCQVLDRSGQLDGDDLVLLYGAGLVRFVNLITERQQGRTARPLRRLAGKLNIPEWVVDLRHDFTHRKLPTLKWCRKGCKVVLEWLQQEYWSRQLGGGPNEDWESESDGEDEESDLKRQGDELLARQKEMEAYKNARELLISFEKEQYQAFDGIPEDKEKNLWPAPFADMSWLLGEIKQFALQSSNLLVDVLLEDGFLVPTVEQLETLGCDTSDNASPTEPRLAQTFLRFWLPLLKMLNSPAFIHLLLEKLFGELKVLAKEQNNHRAFYLSGWIAELILCNGNKFEYHFETKGQKKARMKDRIFVNRIQLRWQQLLSACLDAPCISTPHLLQLILDDMEHPLPLETRQRLFQLCSIYTQSSHSECDTSPAQKQQPIYTLESLHEKLQHSRRRPTAVAERSESSQEYSWADAHAEKARLLRGSPWQLCSDKVLWKNYPLGKVPGQSDDPSCLMVENYSTMTVFDQPVELESNATHNVPGAPVRTADGLLWNHSDVNKLKSGLQLF
- the crebzf gene encoding CREB/ATF bZIP transcription factor isoform X2 — translated: MITRRRGRVVNNAELHPQEVEVVDAVETVEDLPCPYEGFPADDINTAGIELDDLFGIEDLKWTLERDATSSLFGIELADLGVCDAKDQDSEIDVSTASSPERMSSDSKINNRKNQSSHMINKNAIAARLNRLRKKEYVDSLEKKVGVLSSENNVLKQENSQLTKRVEELEDETRYLRAVLANESMLAQLLSRLSGVNGMKLSSSLFQGPHSNDHDYALPRKRVKVEEKETAGGVCLHVDKNHVSVEFCTKCAESASTSLKM
- the crebzf gene encoding CREB/ATF bZIP transcription factor isoform X1, encoding MITRRRGRVVNNAELHPQEVEVVDAVETVEDLPCPYEGFPADDINTAGIELDDLFGIEDLKWTLERDATSSLFGIELADLGVCDAKDQDSEIDVSTASSPERMSSDSKINNRKNQSSHMINKNAIAARLNRLRKKEYVDSLEKKVGVLSSENNVLKQENSQLTKRVEELEDETRYLRAVLANESMLAQLLSRLSGVNGMKLSSSLFQGPHSNDHDYALPRKRVKVEEKETAGGVCLHVDKNHVSVEFCTKCAESASTSLKIFF